From one Bacteroides intestinalis DSM 17393 genomic stretch:
- a CDS encoding glycoside hydrolase family 88 protein, which produces MKVFYVLCISVLVLIACSGGEDTSIVEQGFTRAEQQLSNQLKAVPEATEYPRTIGKDGKLKVTRKNDWTEGFYPGCLWYVYEYTNKEDWKKAAIKWTESLEPLKKMTNHHDIGFLMYCSFGNAYRLTGNEAYKDVLVESARSLCTRFNEKTGCIKSWNYRKSWNGKDEWFYPVIIDNMMNLELLYFATKVTGDSVYAKVANRHAETTAKNQFREDYSNYHVVNYDAETGEVLNQATCQGFSDNSAWARGQAWAIYGYTMAYRETHRQDFLDMAVHTADFWLNHPNLPEDGIPYWDFNAGQEDYVPDWNYDPEIFKVVPRDASAAAIVASAFLELSGYVTDGKKYSAAAAHILKSLSSPAYLAEPGTNCNFILMHSVGSIPHGEEIDVPLIYADYYYLEALMRYKNM; this is translated from the coding sequence ATGAAAGTATTTTACGTTTTGTGCATATCGGTATTAGTGTTGATAGCATGTAGTGGAGGAGAAGATACGAGTATTGTAGAACAAGGTTTTACCAGGGCGGAACAACAACTGTCCAATCAGTTGAAGGCTGTGCCTGAAGCTACCGAATATCCTCGTACGATAGGTAAAGACGGGAAACTGAAGGTAACTCGTAAAAATGATTGGACGGAAGGTTTTTATCCCGGTTGTCTGTGGTATGTATATGAATATACCAACAAAGAAGATTGGAAAAAGGCCGCAATAAAGTGGACGGAGTCGCTTGAACCCCTGAAGAAAATGACCAATCATCATGATATTGGTTTCTTGATGTATTGCAGTTTCGGGAATGCATATCGTTTAACCGGAAATGAGGCTTATAAAGATGTGTTAGTCGAATCTGCCCGTTCGTTGTGTACTCGTTTTAATGAGAAAACAGGTTGTATTAAATCATGGAATTATCGGAAATCCTGGAATGGCAAGGATGAATGGTTTTATCCGGTCATTATCGACAATATGATGAATCTGGAATTGCTGTACTTTGCTACGAAAGTGACAGGAGATTCTGTTTACGCAAAAGTGGCTAATCGTCATGCTGAGACGACAGCTAAGAACCAGTTTCGTGAAGATTACAGCAATTATCACGTTGTGAATTATGATGCCGAAACCGGTGAAGTTTTAAATCAAGCCACTTGCCAGGGCTTTTCAGATAACTCGGCTTGGGCTCGTGGACAGGCATGGGCTATCTATGGCTATACAATGGCTTATCGTGAAACTCACCGGCAAGATTTTCTCGATATGGCAGTTCATACAGCCGATTTCTGGCTGAATCACCCGAACTTGCCGGAAGATGGCATTCCTTATTGGGATTTTAATGCAGGACAAGAAGACTATGTGCCTGATTGGAATTATGACCCGGAAATCTTTAAGGTAGTACCACGTGATGCTTCGGCTGCTGCTATTGTTGCTTCTGCCTTTTTAGAATTATCAGGTTATGTAACGGACGGTAAGAAGTATAGTGCCGCTGCGGCACATATATTGAAGTCTCTTTCATCTCCTGCCTATCTGGCCGAACCTGGAACGAACTGCAATTTTATACTGATGCATAGCGTTGGAAGTATTCCACATGGTGAAGAAATAGATGTTCCCCTTATCTATGCAGATTATTACTATTTGGAAGCTTTGATGAGATACAAGAATATGTAA
- a CDS encoding RagB/SusD family nutrient uptake outer membrane protein, which translates to MKLKKLFAIFISVSLLASCDFMDCNESDYYSLKEIQGSYNRVKQFVTDVYGYLPSNFCNIDGAMLDAATDDAVHIYESSNIKRFVNGTWSPNYTVDDQFANYYNGIHDANFYLENLTGLKFETWENTNDYDNWMITYPNFEYEVRFLRAYFYFELVRRYQNVPLITKVVTQAEANAAEPASAEQIFDFIISECTELSTLLPVDYTKMPGSEYGRATRGAALALKARAALYAASPLFNSGNNKSKWVAAAEAAYEIIGQSSALGYKLDASFSNLFGATNTASNEVILVRPTGTSTSFEAANFPMGVTGGKTTTCPTENLASAFEMATGEEFDWNNEAMSQNPYTGRDPRFYLTIVHNGMTWPAKNAVEIHEGGANGLPLTNATSTGYYLRKYVNNSISFEAGSSSAATHHNWVLFRYAEVLLNYAEAMVNAYGDINYTTDKCGMTALAAVNAVRGRTGVNMPALSDILSFDEFLKRVKHERRVELAFEGHRFWDLRRWKELAESKDVYGVKITKSNDEVSYKKFTLESRKISDKLYFYPISNTELFKNSNLKQNPGWE; encoded by the coding sequence ATGAAACTAAAGAAATTATTTGCAATATTTATCTCTGTCAGTTTGTTGGCATCCTGTGATTTTATGGATTGCAATGAATCGGATTACTACTCTTTGAAAGAAATTCAGGGAAGCTATAATCGCGTTAAGCAATTTGTAACAGATGTTTATGGCTATCTGCCTTCGAACTTTTGTAATATCGATGGTGCCATGCTGGATGCTGCCACAGATGATGCGGTTCATATTTATGAATCATCTAATATAAAGCGTTTTGTGAATGGTACCTGGTCGCCTAATTATACGGTTGATGATCAATTTGCCAATTATTATAATGGTATCCATGACGCCAACTTCTATTTGGAAAACCTGACGGGGTTGAAATTTGAAACATGGGAAAATACCAACGATTATGATAACTGGATGATCACTTATCCTAACTTTGAATATGAAGTTCGCTTTCTGCGTGCCTATTTCTACTTTGAATTGGTCAGACGTTATCAAAATGTACCTCTGATAACTAAGGTTGTCACTCAGGCTGAAGCCAATGCGGCAGAACCTGCTTCGGCAGAACAGATCTTCGATTTTATTATTTCGGAATGCACGGAACTGTCTACACTTCTACCTGTAGATTATACCAAAATGCCTGGTAGCGAGTATGGACGTGCAACGCGAGGTGCGGCTTTGGCACTAAAGGCACGTGCCGCTTTGTACGCTGCCAGTCCGTTATTTAATTCCGGTAATAATAAAAGTAAGTGGGTGGCTGCTGCAGAAGCTGCTTATGAAATTATTGGTCAGAGTTCTGCATTAGGTTATAAGCTGGATGCCAGTTTCTCAAATCTGTTTGGTGCTACTAATACGGCAAGTAATGAAGTGATCTTGGTACGTCCTACAGGAACAAGTACCAGTTTTGAAGCAGCCAACTTTCCTATGGGTGTAACAGGTGGTAAAACAACTACCTGCCCGACGGAAAACCTGGCAAGTGCATTTGAAATGGCAACAGGTGAGGAGTTTGACTGGAATAATGAAGCTATGAGTCAGAATCCTTATACAGGCAGAGATCCCCGTTTCTATTTGACGATTGTGCATAATGGTATGACATGGCCGGCTAAGAATGCAGTGGAAATTCATGAAGGCGGTGCCAATGGTTTGCCTTTAACGAATGCTACTTCCACCGGTTATTATTTGCGTAAGTATGTAAATAACAGCATCAGTTTTGAAGCTGGTTCTTCCTCTGCTGCAACTCATCACAACTGGGTATTATTTCGCTATGCTGAAGTTCTGTTGAACTATGCAGAGGCCATGGTGAACGCTTATGGTGATATTAACTATACTACGGATAAATGTGGTATGACTGCCTTGGCAGCAGTGAATGCGGTTCGTGGCAGAACGGGTGTGAATATGCCGGCACTATCAGATATTCTATCTTTTGATGAGTTCCTGAAACGCGTGAAACATGAGCGTAGAGTAGAACTCGCCTTTGAAGGACATCGTTTTTGGGATCTCCGTCGTTGGAAAGAATTGGCTGAATCCAAAGATGTTTATGGAGTGAAAATAACAAAGAGCAATGATGAGGTAAGCTATAAGAAGTTTACGTTGGAGTCCAGAAAGATAAGTGATAAATTGTATTTCTATCCGATATCAAATACGGAGCTCTTTAAAAATAGTAATCTGAAACAGAATCCTGGCTGGGAATAA
- a CDS encoding SusC/RagA family TonB-linked outer membrane protein: protein MNKKINIFLAGVLCSLGVMAQEDTLIVRQNDEVVEMGRTITMDAREMTGAVSVTTNLSHKNSIKPSNQLFGTLPGLQVLQKAGTVWENGATLYIRGNSSLNSNSPLVLVDGFERSIDELSSEEIESVSVLKDAVATSLYGIRGANGVILVKTKRGSVGAPKITFSYEFNMASPKRLPKFADGYTYAMALNEAMENDGLAPRYSGTELDAFKNQTYPGVYPNVDWLDESLRDMSYGDNVNFTAQGGSQFVRYYTMLNFLDNRGLLKPTSDNDGYSTQLKYSRLNVRTNLDITVSPTTTVQLNLLGNFTEHNRPGESTDKIFNALFQVPSGAFPVKTDRGIWGGTTNYSNNPVALISGRGYARSQTRAMYADVNMKQDLSAILPGWSAGFKVGIDNTASYWDNNTKEFGYESASVDFATGENIYTTLRNEGTLGFSKSVGSVATHFNLEFYTNYIKQWNKHSLNATLLYSMDKAKTKSQNSGRAFMDIVGSAHYAYNNRYLVDFSLSGSASSILDPDDRWGIFPAIGAGWILSEENFMKRDWLNLLKVRASYGISGRADYGVNLFQNIYGSGNSYYFQNATNVPSSSSGMKFTQLGIDGLTYEKSHKLNVGIDFRAWNKLTMTLDAFYDHRTDILVSSGGSVSQIFGMSVPQINNGVVDNKGIEASLAWDDNIGNFKYHLGGQFTFTRNKIKNQNEEYRPYDYLKRTGSSMNQIFGYEVIGIYKSQDEIDNRGVEQLLGDVRLGDLMFKDQNGDNKIDAYDQVPLGYNATCPEIYYSFDLGLEYKGFGVYALFQGVGNYSKVLNTASVYRPIVNNNTISTYYWENRWSESNPNGTLPRLTYSGSDNNYNTNSMWVSDASFLKLRTLELYYNFPTKLLKKTGFLAGVKVFARGHDLFCLDGIDLRDPESIGTEHPTMTQYAFGFNLSF from the coding sequence ATGAATAAAAAGATCAATATATTTTTGGCTGGCGTACTGTGTTCACTTGGCGTAATGGCTCAGGAAGACACACTGATAGTCCGTCAGAATGATGAGGTGGTAGAAATGGGACGTACTATTACCATGGATGCAAGAGAGATGACCGGTGCAGTTTCTGTTACAACGAATCTCTCACATAAGAACAGCATAAAACCATCTAACCAGTTATTTGGTACGCTTCCCGGGCTACAGGTTTTGCAAAAAGCCGGTACGGTTTGGGAGAATGGCGCAACGCTGTATATACGTGGAAATAGTTCTTTGAATTCCAATAGTCCGTTGGTGCTGGTGGATGGTTTTGAACGTTCGATTGATGAATTGAGTTCTGAAGAAATAGAATCAGTCAGCGTTTTAAAGGATGCTGTGGCTACCAGTTTGTATGGCATAAGGGGTGCAAATGGTGTTATTCTTGTGAAAACAAAACGAGGATCGGTAGGTGCACCTAAGATCACTTTCTCTTATGAATTTAATATGGCTTCTCCTAAGCGTTTGCCTAAATTTGCTGACGGGTATACGTATGCCATGGCATTGAATGAGGCGATGGAGAATGATGGCTTGGCTCCCCGCTATTCGGGTACGGAACTGGATGCATTCAAGAATCAGACTTATCCGGGTGTTTATCCGAATGTAGATTGGTTGGATGAATCTTTGAGAGACATGAGTTACGGTGATAATGTGAATTTCACAGCACAAGGAGGAAGTCAGTTTGTACGTTACTATACGATGCTGAACTTCCTGGATAATAGAGGTCTATTGAAACCGACATCAGATAACGATGGTTATTCTACGCAGTTGAAATATTCAAGACTGAACGTCCGCACAAATCTGGATATCACGGTAAGTCCAACGACTACTGTACAGTTAAATTTATTGGGTAATTTCACGGAGCATAATCGTCCGGGCGAGAGCACAGATAAGATTTTCAATGCCTTATTCCAGGTACCTTCAGGTGCATTTCCTGTAAAGACAGACAGGGGTATATGGGGTGGTACAACTAATTATTCCAATAATCCGGTCGCCCTTATTTCCGGTAGAGGATATGCGCGTTCTCAAACGCGTGCCATGTATGCGGATGTGAACATGAAGCAGGATTTGTCTGCTATACTTCCCGGTTGGTCGGCAGGTTTTAAAGTAGGTATAGATAATACCGCTTCATATTGGGACAATAATACTAAAGAATTTGGCTATGAGTCCGCATCTGTTGATTTTGCAACCGGTGAGAATATCTATACAACCCTACGTAATGAAGGAACTTTGGGTTTCTCGAAGAGTGTAGGTTCGGTTGCCACTCATTTTAACCTGGAGTTTTATACCAATTATATCAAACAATGGAATAAACATAGTTTAAATGCAACTTTGCTGTACTCTATGGATAAGGCAAAAACAAAAAGTCAGAACTCCGGACGTGCATTTATGGATATAGTGGGTAGTGCACACTATGCTTATAATAACCGTTATCTGGTTGATTTCTCATTATCGGGTTCTGCTTCCAGCATACTTGATCCGGATGATCGTTGGGGAATTTTTCCTGCGATAGGTGCAGGTTGGATTTTGTCTGAGGAGAATTTCATGAAGAGAGATTGGCTGAATCTTTTAAAGGTCAGGGCTTCTTATGGTATTTCCGGTCGTGCTGACTATGGTGTAAATCTGTTCCAGAATATTTATGGCAGTGGAAATTCTTACTATTTCCAGAATGCCACTAATGTGCCTTCTTCTTCATCCGGTATGAAGTTTACTCAGTTGGGAATTGATGGGTTGACTTATGAGAAATCCCATAAACTGAATGTCGGTATTGACTTCAGGGCTTGGAATAAGTTGACGATGACCTTAGATGCATTCTACGATCACCGTACAGATATTCTGGTGAGTAGTGGTGGTTCTGTTTCCCAGATATTCGGTATGTCTGTGCCTCAGATCAATAATGGTGTTGTCGACAATAAAGGTATTGAAGCTTCTTTGGCGTGGGATGATAATATCGGTAACTTTAAATATCATCTGGGTGGGCAGTTCACCTTTACCCGCAATAAAATTAAAAATCAGAATGAAGAATATCGCCCGTATGATTATCTCAAACGCACAGGAAGTTCTATGAACCAAATTTTCGGTTATGAAGTGATAGGGATCTATAAATCTCAGGATGAAATAGATAATCGCGGTGTGGAGCAATTGTTAGGTGATGTACGTCTGGGCGATCTGATGTTTAAGGATCAAAACGGTGACAATAAAATCGATGCCTATGACCAGGTACCTTTAGGTTATAATGCAACTTGTCCTGAAATCTATTATTCATTTGATTTAGGATTGGAGTACAAAGGTTTTGGTGTTTATGCACTGTTTCAGGGTGTAGGTAATTATAGTAAAGTATTGAATACGGCAAGTGTTTACCGTCCGATTGTCAACAACAATACAATCTCTACTTATTATTGGGAAAACCGTTGGAGTGAATCGAATCCTAACGGAACCTTGCCTCGCCTGACTTATTCCGGATCGGATAATAATTACAATACTAACTCTATGTGGGTGTCCGATGCTTCTTTTTTGAAGTTGAGAACTTTGGAGTTGTACTATAACTTCCCAACGAAGTTGTTGAAGAAGACTGGTTTCCTGGCTGGCGTGAAAGTTTTTGCTCGTGGACATGACTTATTCTGTCTGGATGGAATTGATCTTCGTGACCCGGAATCCATCGGTACAGAACATCCTACTATGACTCAATATGCATTCGGATTTAATCTATCTTTCTAA
- a CDS encoding RagB/SusD family nutrient uptake outer membrane protein produces MKNIRKHFHVILLALGLFVTMACEDLAFGDKFLQKPPSTDVTIDTVFSTAEYARRVLSYSYQYLPYGLETSGYYTTMWLGTIEGLTDLNCDNVGYSGVQRVYYSGSYNSSVENTPRATYMTTKIRFNESETHMWSAIRHAWILYNNVDRVPDMTQTEKERLKAEAKMLVAIYYAHMLRHYGGLPIVDRVIAADDEMPKRATLQETVDFIIGLLNDVIACQDFPWRISDEDMAQWDGRLTKAGAYGLKARVLLFVASPLLNSDQPYAAGEASEQHMTWFGNYDRERWKKAVDACEAFFNALGQNGFYRLVQKNDVSPSEYRYAFRKAYFDRGTTETLISVHRNIYSASLSAGQLVLWNAIRWGGYCPTKEYFDMFPMADGSDFDWNNPEHTANPFVNRDPRLNETFILDGDIYQGRTVELTQEYPSDKTNYPKGKDWGQGAMHSLSLKTGLACRKWGLDRGNELSGHVIQWPHLRIAELYLSYAEALNEYNGGPNSQAYQCVNEVRARVGLGGLKTGMTQEQFREAVLRERACEFGYEEVRFFDLIRWKMEDKFNTPLHGLNVYKNKGDGTYICEPFSLAETDRNRAWWNAGGFSSIWYFSAFPQDEVNKGYGLIQNPGWE; encoded by the coding sequence ATGAAAAATATAAGAAAGCATTTTCACGTTATATTATTGGCCTTAGGTCTATTTGTGACAATGGCGTGTGAGGATTTGGCTTTCGGGGATAAATTCCTGCAGAAGCCGCCCAGTACGGATGTTACGATTGACACCGTATTTTCTACGGCAGAGTATGCCCGTCGCGTATTGTCGTATAGCTATCAATATTTGCCTTATGGTTTGGAAACCAGTGGCTATTATACTACCATGTGGTTGGGAACTATTGAAGGACTCACCGATTTGAATTGCGATAATGTAGGATACTCCGGTGTTCAACGTGTTTATTATTCAGGTAGTTATAATTCCTCTGTCGAGAATACTCCCAGAGCAACTTACATGACTACTAAGATTCGTTTTAATGAAAGCGAGACTCACATGTGGTCGGCAATTCGCCATGCATGGATACTTTATAATAATGTAGACCGTGTGCCTGATATGACCCAAACTGAGAAAGAGCGTCTGAAAGCAGAAGCCAAAATGCTTGTTGCTATCTATTATGCACACATGTTGCGTCATTATGGTGGACTCCCCATAGTAGATAGGGTGATTGCAGCTGATGACGAAATGCCTAAACGTGCAACCCTGCAGGAAACTGTTGATTTTATCATAGGACTTCTGAATGATGTCATAGCTTGTCAGGACTTTCCATGGAGAATTTCGGATGAAGATATGGCACAGTGGGATGGTCGTTTGACCAAAGCTGGTGCTTACGGATTGAAAGCGAGAGTCTTATTGTTTGTGGCAAGCCCGTTGCTAAACAGCGATCAGCCTTATGCTGCCGGAGAGGCTTCGGAACAGCACATGACCTGGTTTGGTAATTACGACCGCGAACGGTGGAAAAAAGCTGTAGATGCTTGTGAGGCTTTCTTTAATGCCCTCGGCCAGAATGGCTTTTATCGTTTGGTACAAAAAAATGATGTTTCACCTAGTGAATATCGTTATGCTTTCCGCAAAGCTTACTTTGACCGTGGAACTACCGAAACACTGATTTCTGTACATCGGAATATCTATTCGGCAAGTTTAAGTGCCGGACAACTGGTGTTGTGGAATGCCATCCGTTGGGGAGGCTATTGTCCCACTAAAGAATACTTCGATATGTTCCCGATGGCTGATGGCTCAGATTTTGACTGGAACAATCCTGAACATACTGCAAACCCATTCGTGAACCGCGACCCTCGTTTAAACGAAACCTTTATATTGGATGGCGATATTTATCAGGGAAGAACTGTTGAATTGACTCAGGAGTATCCCAGTGATAAAACTAATTATCCGAAAGGGAAAGACTGGGGACAAGGAGCCATGCATAGTTTAAGTCTGAAAACCGGATTGGCTTGTCGTAAATGGGGATTGGATCGTGGTAATGAACTTAGCGGACATGTTATCCAGTGGCCACATCTGCGTATTGCTGAACTTTATCTGAGTTATGCAGAAGCTTTGAATGAATATAATGGCGGCCCTAACAGCCAGGCATATCAATGCGTAAATGAAGTACGTGCACGTGTAGGCTTGGGTGGCTTGAAAACAGGAATGACGCAAGAACAATTCCGTGAAGCAGTTCTTCGTGAGCGTGCTTGTGAGTTTGGTTACGAAGAAGTACGTTTCTTCGACCTCATCCGTTGGAAAATGGAAGATAAGTTCAATACACCTTTACATGGGCTGAATGTATATAAGAATAAAGGGGATGGCACGTATATTTGCGAACCTTTCTCTCTGGCTGAAACAGATAGAAACCGTGCTTGGTGGAATGCCGGTGGATTCTCTTCTATCTGGTACTTTAGTGCCTTCCCGCAGGACGAGGTGAATAAGGGATACGGATTGATACAGAATCCGGGTTGGGAATAA
- a CDS encoding SusC/RagA family TonB-linked outer membrane protein translates to MKNKLWIFIFAFLVICPGKSLGDEKRSEAVAVTQQDKERVVTGEVFDDQGPIIGATVRVKGTQNGKITDLDGKFTLSVPIGATIVVSFVGYEDKEIVYKGESKLKISMAESATLLEEVQVIAYGTTKKVTVTGALSSVKSDEIMKSPVGSIANALSGKVPGLSSVQSSGQPGADDATLYVRGVGSLSTGLSAPLCLVDGVERSFTQLDPNEVEDITVLKDASATAVFGVRGANGVILVTTKRGQSGKAKITFSTSAGLQMPTNIPEFANSYDYAMTYNAAQLRDGVAEDKLMFTDAMLEGFRTHSNPILYADTDWTDLLIKNSALQTQHNMTISGGSDRVRYFASLGVFTQKGLFETFHENDRGFSYNRYNYRINMDIDVTKTTSMKINLGGRLTDKTEPNYNNGTYTDISYLYDNIYSAVPFSGAGIVDGKWISVNKSVFGNFGVINDGLNTYYGKGYTTTGGNVINFDFSLEQKLDVLTKGLKAHIKGAYNSGVTDKRRREGKADQYEAYLTESGETLIRKIQEAQTMGWTQEAGQSRDWYLEAALNFQRDFGLHHVSALAMYNQTMKYYPSKNTGIPRSYVGFVGRATYDYKTRYLLDLSIGYNGSENFAEGKRFGTFPAGSVGWIISEEKFMEPLKPYVSYLKLRASYGIVGNDIVSDGSRFLYLPDSYIISTAGGNNTTGIYSFGSTTNNFLPGAKESKVGNPDVTWETAAKQNYGVDLHFFDSHLKTSFDYFIEHRKDILISRQVNPGYLAISLPIVNMGKVDNKGFEVTARWEDAIRDFSYYIGTSWSYAKNKVIFKDEIPQPYEWMCETGRPVGQQFGYVNDGFFTEEDAANYESLKGKENGIPDHGSGFSPIAGDVKYKDLNKDGKIDANDISAIGYPTYPLLNGNMQLGFSWKGFDLSMTWAGAFQTSRLVSRIYRTPFGETGTNSLLQYMIDDAWTAEKGNSAKAPAISLSGSKTNNYKDSDLWLRDASYIRLKNIEVGYSFPKAMLQKFRISSLRLSLSGYNLLTFSDLDFCDPESNPDGRAYPLIKVVNFGLKIGF, encoded by the coding sequence ATGAAAAACAAATTGTGGATTTTTATTTTTGCTTTCTTGGTCATATGTCCCGGCAAGAGCTTAGGAGACGAAAAACGTTCCGAAGCTGTGGCTGTAACACAACAAGACAAGGAAAGAGTAGTAACGGGAGAGGTCTTTGATGACCAAGGCCCGATTATTGGTGCTACTGTCAGGGTGAAAGGTACCCAGAATGGTAAGATTACGGATTTAGATGGTAAGTTTACCTTAAGTGTTCCGATTGGTGCTACCATTGTGGTGTCCTTTGTGGGGTACGAAGACAAGGAAATTGTCTATAAAGGTGAGAGCAAGCTGAAGATTTCAATGGCTGAAAGTGCTACGCTGTTAGAGGAAGTACAGGTTATTGCCTATGGTACTACGAAGAAAGTAACTGTTACCGGTGCTTTATCTTCAGTGAAATCAGATGAAATTATGAAATCTCCGGTAGGAAGTATTGCCAATGCATTGAGTGGTAAGGTTCCCGGATTATCCAGTGTACAGAGTAGCGGTCAGCCGGGAGCTGATGATGCAACGCTGTATGTGCGTGGTGTAGGTTCCTTGTCTACCGGTTTGTCCGCTCCATTATGTCTGGTTGATGGAGTGGAACGTTCGTTCACCCAATTAGACCCCAATGAAGTGGAAGATATTACCGTATTGAAAGATGCTTCTGCTACAGCTGTATTTGGTGTGCGTGGTGCCAATGGTGTTATCCTGGTGACAACGAAGCGCGGACAATCCGGTAAAGCTAAAATAACTTTCTCCACCAGTGCTGGTCTTCAGATGCCTACCAATATTCCGGAGTTTGCTAACAGTTACGACTATGCTATGACATATAATGCTGCCCAACTGCGTGATGGTGTTGCTGAAGACAAACTGATGTTTACAGATGCAATGCTGGAAGGTTTCCGTACACATAGTAACCCAATTCTTTATGCCGATACGGACTGGACGGATTTACTGATTAAAAATTCCGCACTGCAGACACAACATAATATGACAATTTCCGGTGGTTCCGACCGGGTACGTTATTTTGCTTCCTTAGGTGTATTTACCCAAAAGGGACTTTTTGAGACTTTCCATGAAAATGATCGTGGCTTTAGCTATAACCGCTATAACTATCGTATCAATATGGATATAGATGTGACGAAAACTACCTCTATGAAGATCAATCTGGGAGGGCGTCTTACTGACAAGACGGAGCCTAACTATAACAACGGTACTTATACTGATATCTCTTATTTGTATGACAACATTTACAGTGCTGTACCTTTTTCAGGAGCTGGAATTGTGGATGGTAAATGGATTTCCGTCAATAAATCGGTATTTGGCAATTTCGGTGTTATTAATGATGGACTGAATACATATTACGGTAAAGGGTACACCACTACAGGCGGAAATGTGATTAACTTCGACTTTTCTCTGGAACAGAAACTTGATGTTCTCACAAAAGGCTTAAAAGCACATATTAAAGGAGCTTATAATAGTGGTGTGACTGATAAACGACGCCGTGAAGGAAAAGCCGACCAATATGAGGCCTACCTTACAGAAAGTGGCGAGACTTTGATAAGAAAGATACAGGAAGCACAGACTATGGGTTGGACACAGGAGGCTGGACAGTCCCGTGACTGGTATCTTGAAGCAGCTTTGAATTTCCAAAGAGATTTTGGATTACATCATGTCTCTGCTCTGGCTATGTACAATCAGACAATGAAATATTATCCCAGCAAAAATACAGGTATTCCCCGTAGTTATGTAGGCTTTGTGGGACGTGCCACTTATGATTACAAAACTCGTTATCTATTAGACCTTAGTATTGGTTATAATGGTTCGGAGAACTTTGCAGAAGGGAAGCGTTTCGGTACATTCCCTGCCGGTTCAGTCGGTTGGATTATCTCTGAAGAGAAGTTTATGGAGCCACTGAAACCTTATGTCAGTTACTTGAAACTACGTGCATCTTATGGCATTGTAGGTAATGATATCGTTTCTGATGGATCACGTTTCCTTTATTTGCCCGATAGTTATATCATCAGTACAGCGGGAGGTAATAATACTACAGGTATTTATAGTTTCGGTTCTACTACCAATAATTTTCTTCCGGGTGCCAAAGAGTCAAAGGTTGGAAACCCTGATGTAACTTGGGAGACTGCTGCAAAACAGAATTATGGTGTTGATTTGCATTTCTTCGATAGCCATCTGAAAACTTCTTTCGATTACTTCATCGAGCATCGTAAAGACATTTTGATTTCCCGCCAGGTAAACCCTGGTTATCTGGCAATTTCTCTACCTATTGTAAATATGGGTAAAGTGGATAATAAAGGTTTTGAGGTAACTGCGCGTTGGGAAGATGCAATCAGGGATTTTAGTTATTACATCGGTACCAGTTGGTCCTATGCCAAGAATAAAGTTATTTTCAAAGATGAAATTCCCCAGCCTTATGAATGGATGTGTGAAACCGGACGCCCGGTTGGTCAACAATTCGGCTATGTAAATGACGGCTTCTTTACGGAAGAGGATGCTGCTAATTATGAATCTTTGAAAGGAAAAGAAAATGGCATTCCCGATCATGGTTCCGGTTTCTCACCCATAGCCGGAGATGTGAAGTATAAAGACCTGAACAAGGACGGTAAGATTGATGCAAATGATATATCGGCTATTGGTTATCCTACCTATCCACTTCTAAATGGCAATATGCAGTTGGGCTTTTCTTGGAAAGGCTTTGACCTGAGTATGACGTGGGCAGGTGCATTCCAGACTTCCCGTCTTGTAAGTCGTATCTATCGTACTCCATTTGGAGAAACGGGTACAAATTCACTTCTTCAATATATGATTGATGATGCCTGGACAGCTGAAAAAGGGAATAGTGCAAAAGCTCCTGCCATTTCTTTGAGTGGTAGTAAAACCAATAACTATAAAGACTCGGATTTATGGTTGCGTGATGCTTCATATATTCGTCTGAAGAACATTGAGGTAGGTTATTCTTTCCCCAAAGCTATGTTACAGAAATTCCGTATCAGTTCTTTGCGTCTGTCTCTCTCCGGATATAATCTGTTGACATTTAGTGATCTGGACTTCTGTGACCCTGAATCTAATCCGGATGGACGCGCCTATCCGTTGATTAAAGTCGTGAATTTTGGTTTAAAAATAGGATTTTAA